Genomic DNA from Pistricoccus aurantiacus:
AATTCCTCGCCCATGAAGGACTCAACGAGCGCATCAATCAGGCGCTTTCACGTCTGGACGTGGACGACACGGAAGCCCTGGCCAAGACGGGCGCCGAGATTCGCCAGTGGATCATCGATACCCCCTTGCCCCCGGCCTTCGAAGCGGAACTGGGCGACGCCTACGAACAGCTGCTTGCCAAGCATCCCAATCTGAAGGCGGCGGTACGCTCTTCCGCCACCGCGGAGGACCTGCCGGATGCCTCATTCGCCGGCCAGCAGGAAACCTTTCTCAATATCGAAGGCTTCGACAACATCAAGCGGGCGGTGCACGAGGTCTTCGCTTCGCTGTTCAACGACCGTGCAATCTCTTACCGAGTGCATCGCGGCTATGCTCACGAAAACGTCGCGCTTTCCGCCGGCATCCAGAAGATGGTGCGCTCCGAAACCGGCGCCAGCGGGGTAATGTTCACTCTGGATACGGAATCCGGCTTCCGCGATGCGGTATTCGTCACCGCCTCCTGGGGCCTAGGGGAAACCGTGGTACAGGGAGCGGTCAACCCGGATGAATTCTACGTTCACAAGACGACTCTGGCCGCCGGGCGCCCGGCGGTATTGCGCCGCAACCTGGGTTCCAAGCTGATCAAGATGATCTACACCGAGGACGCCAGCGCCGGCAAATCCGTGGCCACGGTGGATGTTCCCCTGGCGGATCGCGGACGCTTCTGCATCAGCGACGACGACGTGATGAATCTGGCTCGCCAGGCGGTGATCATCGAGCAGCACTATCAGCGGCCCATGGACATCGAGTGGGCGCGAGACGGCGATGACGGCAAGCTGTATATCGTTCAGGCGCGCCCGGAAACCGTGGTTTCCCAGCAGGAAGGCGGCAAGCTCGAACGTTTCCAGCTCAAGGAGAAGGGCCGCACCCTGGTGACCGGTCGCGCCATCGGCCAGCGCATCGGGCAAGGGGCGGTCAAGCTGGTCACCACCCCCGAAGAGATGCACAAGGTCAACGAAGGGGACGTGCTGGTCACGGACATGACCGACCCGGACTGGGAACCGATCATGAAACGGGCTTCCGCTATCGTCACCAATCGCGGCGGGCGTACCTGCCACGCGGCGATCATCGCTCGGGAACTGGGTATTCCCGCGGTAGTAGGCTGCGGCGACGCTACCGAGGTCTTGAAGGATGGTCAGGAAGCGACGGTATCCTGCGCCGAAGGCGACGCGGGTCATGTCTACGAAGGTCTGCTGGCCTTCGACTGCAAGAGTTCCAGCGTCGACAGCATGCCGGAAATTCCCTTCAAGATCATGATGAACGTGGGCAATCCGGACCGCGCCTTCAGCTTCGCCAGCCTGCCCAATGCCGGCGTTGGCCTGGCGCGGCTCGAGTTCATCATCAACCGCATGATCGGCGTGCATCCCAAGGCGCTGATGGAATACGACACTCTGGCGCTAGATCTGCAGCAGTCCATCGATGCGCGCACCGCCGGCTATGACAATCCGGTCAGCTTCTACGTGGACAAGCTGGTGGAGGGAATCTCCACCCTGGCAGCGGCGTTCTATCCTCAGCGGGTGATCGTGCGCCTGTCGGACTTCAAGTCCAACGAGTACGAGAACCTGATCGGCGGCAAGCTCTATGAGCCCGGGGAAGAGAATCCGATGCTCGGCTTCCGCGGGGCCTCACGCTATCTGTCCGAATCCTTCCGCCCCTGCTTCGATCTGGAATGCCAGGCGCTGAAGCGGGTGCGTGACGAGATGGGCCTCGACAACATCGAGATCATGGTGCCCTTCGTGCGCACCACCGAGGAAGCGAAAGGGGTGGTGGAAATCCTCGAGGAAAACGGCCTCAAGCGCGGCGACAATGGGCTCAAGGTCATCATGATGTGTGAGCTGCCCGCCAACGCTCTGCTGGCCAACGAGTTTCTGGAATACTTCGACGGCTTCTCCATCGGCTCCAACGATCTTACCCAGTTGACCCTGGGACTGGATCGGGATTCCGGGATCGTCGCGCACCTTTTCGACGAGCGAAATCCGGCGGTCAAGAAGCTCCTGGCCATGGCCATCGAGGCCTGCAACAAGCAGGGCAAGTACATCGGTATCTGCGGCCAGGGCCCTTCGGATCACCCGGAGCTTGCCAAATGGCTGATGGAGCAGGGCATCGATTCCGTGTCCCTCAATCCGGACGCGGTGATCGAGACCTGGTTCATGCTGGCGGGCGAAACGATTGACTAAACAAAGTCGGGTTTATTCTCGGGCCCCGGTAACGGCAACGTTATCGGGGCCTGCTTTTATCCGCCAAGGGAATGTTGGCCATCTTGAACTGTCCCTGTAGGGTAAATCCTATCGTTTTTATCGGAGGCGTCATGTTTCCCCGTTTTTCTCAGCGCTATGCCGGACTGCCGGAACACATGCGCGCCGAATGCGCACCGACTCCTGTCGCCAGCCCTCGGCTGGTGGCCTTCAATCGCCCTCTGGCAGAAGAGCTGGGCTTCGATCTCGCGGCCTTCGATGCGAAGCAGGCCGCCGAATGGTTCTCCGGCAATGCGATTCCGGCGGGGGCCTTGCCGGTGGCCACTGCCTATGCGGGCCATCAGTTCGGCAACTTCGTGCCCCAGCTCGGGGACGGTCGGGCGCTGCTGCTGGGAGAACTGACGGATTGCCACGGAAGGTTGAGGGATATCCAGCTCAAGGGCAGCGGCCGTACGCCGTTTTCCCGGGGCGGCGACGGTCGTGCGCCCCTGGGGCCGGTGCTCCGGGAATATCTGGTCAGCGAGGCGATGCACGCGCTGGGAATTCCCACCACCCGGGCGCTGGCGGCGGTGACCAGCGGCGAGCGGGTCTATCGTAGGGTGCCGGAACCCGGCGCGGTGTTGACCCGAGTGGCAGCCAGCCATTTACGAGTAGGAACCTTTCAGTATTTTGCGGCGCGCAAGGACGATGAGGCAGTGCGGCTGCTGGCGGATGAAGCCATCGCGCGCCACTATCCGGCGCTGGCGGAGCATAACGAGGGCGAGCGCTATCTGGCGCTGCTCGATGCGGTGACGGAGCGTCAAGCGCAGCTGGTAGCGCATTGGATGGGGGTGGGCTTTATCCACGGCGTGATGAACACGGATAATGCGGCAATCTCCGGCGAGACAATCGATTACGGCCCTTGCGCCTTCATGGATAGCTTTCACCCTGCCACGGTATTCAGTTCCATCGACGAGCGGGGGCGCTACGCCTGGGGCAACCAGCCACGATTGGCCCAGTGGAACATGGCGCGCTTCGCCGAGACCCTGATTTCCTTGATCGACATGGATGCCGACCGAGCCATCGAGAAAGCCACCAAAGTAGTCGAAGCGTTTAGCGAGCGCTTCGAGAGCCGCTGGCTGGCGGTAAAGCGCGCCAAGCTGGGACTGGAAACACAGGAAGAAGGCGACGCGGAACTGGCGGAAGACTTGCTGACCGCCATGCAGAACGCGCGCGCGGATTTTACCCTGACCTTTCGCCGTCTGGCGGACGTTCTGGATTCCAGCGCCGGTGAGGCGCGGCTGGGTGAACTCCTCGAATCTCCGCATGGGCTGGAAGCCTGGCTACCGCGCTGGCGAGAACGGCTGGCGCGAGAAAGTGACGACCCGAAGGCCATTGCCCGCCGAATGCGCGCCATCAACCCCGCGGTGATTCCCCGTAATCATCGGGTCGAGCAAGTATTGCAAGCGGCGGCGCAGCGCGACGACTACGCCCCTTTCGAGGCGCTGCTGGCGGCGGTGACCCGGCCTTTCGAGGAGCCCGAAGGAGACGTCGACTACACCCGCCCGCCCCGTGAGAGCGAGAAAGTGTTGAGAACGTTTTGCGGTACCTGATGCGGTATCGGAAACAAAGTTTCAATACCGCAGCCAGTTATGAATCTTCAGCAACAGCAGCTCTCCGTCACTGAGCTGGCGGCGTTCTTCGAGCAGTTCGGCAAGCGTTGCCGGGCGGTCGGTGATGATGTTGTCGACGCCCAGATCGATCAGCGCGGACATACGGCCTGGCGAGTTGGTGGTCCAGGCGTGAAGCTCATAGCCTAGACGCCGAGCCAGGGCGACTTCACGCCGATTGATACGATTGTAGCGAAGACCCAGCGCATCGAAGCCGCTGCGATCCAGGGTGCCGGAAAGAATAAACTCCGCCAGCAGGGTGGTACGGACTTCCGGTCTGCGTTCCTCGATCTTGCGAATCACCGATTCGGACAGGCTGGCCAGGCGGACGTCGTCGAATACATCGTCGCTTCCGCAGGCCTCGCCCTGATCCCGAGGTTTTAGTCGACAGACGGCGCGAGCGGTATTTTCCGCATCGAGCAGTCCGAAGACCGCCTCGATCAGATCGCTGCTTCGTCCCTTGTCCGGCTTGAGCTCGATCATCAGCGCGCCTTTTCCGCGGGCGCTTTTCAGCGCCTCCACCAGCGTTGGGATGCCCTCGCCGACGAAGGCGTCGCCAAACCAGCTGCCCACATCGAAGCTGCGCAGTTCCTCCAAATCCACATCCCGCAGGCGCCGCGGGTCGCCGGTCAGTCGCCGCAGCTGATTGTCGTGAAACACCACCACCTGGTCGTCCCGGGTAAAGCGCACGTCGATTTCCACCATGTCCGCGCCATCTTCGTAAGCGCGACTGATGGCCGCCAGGGTGTTTTCCGGCGCCGCCAGGGAGCTGCCGCGATGGGCGGTAATGGTGACATCGTCCCGCAGCTCGAAGCTGTTGAGGATTCCCCAGGCCTGGGCTGCGGCGAAGGCGAGGACCGCAAGCTCTATCCCCCAGGCCAGGCGCCCCGGTTGTCCATTGGCTGGCAGGATCGACAGAAATCGATGCCGATCCGCCACGGGTTGCATCAAACGCAGATACAGACAGGCCATCAGCAGACTGTTGGCGGCAATCCCCAGAAACGTCAGCCCCAGGGTCAGCAGCACATAGCAGAGGACATAGGCCAGGGTGGCCGGCAGCAGTATCGCATGCCGCTCCGGCAGCAGCATCAGCAAGGGAGAACCCAAGGTATCGAATAGCCAGGTGAATGCCACCGGCAGGATGACGATCAGCAATAGCAGGAGTAAGACCGCGGCGCCGATATGCCGGCCCCATCCTTGAGTCATGCGATAGCTGCGACGTAGTGCCTCCAAGGGGCGGCGGCTTTCCAGCATCAGGATGGGCAGGGCGAGTCGCCAGCGCAGGTAAAGTTTGGCGGCGAACCAGGCCCACAGCAGAAAAAACGGCAGGCTTGCTGCCAGGAATTTCCATAGCGCGGGTGGCAGCGCATGACGAACATAGTAACCATCCAGTCCCCCCAGGAAGACCCCATGGAAACCGACCAGAACGACGATGAGGGGGAGAATCAGCAGCGCATGGATACCGATCTGCAACAGGCTCAACAGGGCAACGGCGGGGAATCGGCGGGTTACCGCCCAGAGGCTTTGCAGAGCGAGGCGATAGTGATTGTTGCGCGGGTGAGCCGTGACCAGAATCATGCCCGCCTGCTGAAGAGACAGCAAAAGAAAGGTCAGAGCGATCGCTGCCAGCAGCCAGGCCGCTCCCGTGGGGGTCGCCAGGATATCCAGTAGCCCGGCGCTGGTGATGACCGGGCGGTCCAGTCGCTTGAGCAAACCGGCCAGCGCCCAGCCGGTGGTCGGCAGCAGAATGGCCGAGGCCAGCAGGGTGAAGAAGAGATGATAGGCGAGCAAGGGACGCAAATGATCGCGAAGTGCGATCGATACGTCCCTGGCCAGCCAGGAAAGACGGCGTAGTCCAATGATGGGATGTGAACCGATCATGAAAGACTCGGCATTACTGCTCTGGAATCAAACCAGCGCCTGGGTCGAGACTATGATGCCGTTGTTATCCGCGTAGATGTAATGTCTTTCGTCTATCGTGACCCCGGCGAAGGTGACAGGCATGCCGCGGCTTCCCTCGCCGCGTTTCTCGCTCTTGCGCGGATGGCTGCTCAAGGCCTGGATGCCCAGCTCGGTTTCCGCCAGCACGTCCACGTCCCGCACGCAGCCGTACATGATGATTCCTGCCCAGCCGTTGTTCGCCGCCTGTTCCGCCAGCATGTCGCCGAGCATGG
This window encodes:
- the ppsA gene encoding phosphoenolpyruvate synthase, which codes for MEPYILWFDQLGMNDVERVGGKNASLGEMISNLANAGVSVPGGFATTAEAYREFLAHEGLNERINQALSRLDVDDTEALAKTGAEIRQWIIDTPLPPAFEAELGDAYEQLLAKHPNLKAAVRSSATAEDLPDASFAGQQETFLNIEGFDNIKRAVHEVFASLFNDRAISYRVHRGYAHENVALSAGIQKMVRSETGASGVMFTLDTESGFRDAVFVTASWGLGETVVQGAVNPDEFYVHKTTLAAGRPAVLRRNLGSKLIKMIYTEDASAGKSVATVDVPLADRGRFCISDDDVMNLARQAVIIEQHYQRPMDIEWARDGDDGKLYIVQARPETVVSQQEGGKLERFQLKEKGRTLVTGRAIGQRIGQGAVKLVTTPEEMHKVNEGDVLVTDMTDPDWEPIMKRASAIVTNRGGRTCHAAIIARELGIPAVVGCGDATEVLKDGQEATVSCAEGDAGHVYEGLLAFDCKSSSVDSMPEIPFKIMMNVGNPDRAFSFASLPNAGVGLARLEFIINRMIGVHPKALMEYDTLALDLQQSIDARTAGYDNPVSFYVDKLVEGISTLAAAFYPQRVIVRLSDFKSNEYENLIGGKLYEPGEENPMLGFRGASRYLSESFRPCFDLECQALKRVRDEMGLDNIEIMVPFVRTTEEAKGVVEILEENGLKRGDNGLKVIMMCELPANALLANEFLEYFDGFSIGSNDLTQLTLGLDRDSGIVAHLFDERNPAVKKLLAMAIEACNKQGKYIGICGQGPSDHPELAKWLMEQGIDSVSLNPDAVIETWFMLAGETID
- a CDS encoding protein adenylyltransferase SelO; this encodes MFPRFSQRYAGLPEHMRAECAPTPVASPRLVAFNRPLAEELGFDLAAFDAKQAAEWFSGNAIPAGALPVATAYAGHQFGNFVPQLGDGRALLLGELTDCHGRLRDIQLKGSGRTPFSRGGDGRAPLGPVLREYLVSEAMHALGIPTTRALAAVTSGERVYRRVPEPGAVLTRVAASHLRVGTFQYFAARKDDEAVRLLADEAIARHYPALAEHNEGERYLALLDAVTERQAQLVAHWMGVGFIHGVMNTDNAAISGETIDYGPCAFMDSFHPATVFSSIDERGRYAWGNQPRLAQWNMARFAETLISLIDMDADRAIEKATKVVEAFSERFESRWLAVKRAKLGLETQEEGDAELAEDLLTAMQNARADFTLTFRRLADVLDSSAGEARLGELLESPHGLEAWLPRWRERLARESDDPKAIARRMRAINPAVIPRNHRVEQVLQAAAQRDDYAPFEALLAAVTRPFEEPEGDVDYTRPPRESEKVLRTFCGT
- a CDS encoding glycerophosphodiester phosphodiesterase family protein; amino-acid sequence: MIGSHPIIGLRRLSWLARDVSIALRDHLRPLLAYHLFFTLLASAILLPTTGWALAGLLKRLDRPVITSAGLLDILATPTGAAWLLAAIALTFLLLSLQQAGMILVTAHPRNNHYRLALQSLWAVTRRFPAVALLSLLQIGIHALLILPLIVVLVGFHGVFLGGLDGYYVRHALPPALWKFLAASLPFFLLWAWFAAKLYLRWRLALPILMLESRRPLEALRRSYRMTQGWGRHIGAAVLLLLLLIVILPVAFTWLFDTLGSPLLMLLPERHAILLPATLAYVLCYVLLTLGLTFLGIAANSLLMACLYLRLMQPVADRHRFLSILPANGQPGRLAWGIELAVLAFAAAQAWGILNSFELRDDVTITAHRGSSLAAPENTLAAISRAYEDGADMVEIDVRFTRDDQVVVFHDNQLRRLTGDPRRLRDVDLEELRSFDVGSWFGDAFVGEGIPTLVEALKSARGKGALMIELKPDKGRSSDLIEAVFGLLDAENTARAVCRLKPRDQGEACGSDDVFDDVRLASLSESVIRKIEERRPEVRTTLLAEFILSGTLDRSGFDALGLRYNRINRREVALARRLGYELHAWTTNSPGRMSALIDLGVDNIITDRPATLAELLEERRQLSDGELLLLKIHNWLRY
- the rraA gene encoding ribonuclease E activity regulator RraA, with product MNPIITPDLCDEHPEVEVLDPIFVNFGGIEAFGGPVRTVKCFEDNSLVKQAVAESGDGAVLVVDAGGSLRCAMLGDMLAEQAANNGWAGIIMYGCVRDVDVLAETELGIQALSSHPRKSEKRGEGSRGMPVTFAGVTIDERHYIYADNNGIIVSTQALV